The following is a genomic window from Chitinophaga caseinilytica.
CCCGGCCGCCCCGGTCTTGCCCCTGTTGTGGAAATCACCCGTCCACCCCCGTTTCCCATCCGCTGCTATCCATTTTTTCACACACGATCACTATCCGTCCGCCCGTTCGAAACCACGGGCCGGAAGGCTGTACATACAGGAACTATTTTGGTTTTTCAAAGGATATGGTTTTAAAAGAAAGGGTTGTTATTCCTGACGACCCTTTTTTATTTCATACCTATACGTAACGGATATACGATGATCCGTGTACCGGTACTTTTTACTGAAAATCCTAACGAGTCTTTTTCCTTTCATGGTTATGCGTAACGGCGATGCGAGTTGTCGTGTTCCGGCACTTTTATGGGGAAATACCGGAAATCCAGGCGACCTTTTTTCATTTTAGCTATCTGTAACGGCTATACGGGTTGTCGTGTTTCGGTACTTTTTACCGGAAAAAGCAGGAAGTTTTGATTTCGGGAGATGGCGTGCTAAATTTGCGTGCTAAAACGGAAACGGACCAGTCTGAAATTATTTATCTACATATCTGTGTTGATATCCCTTTGCCTTGCCGCGAAAGCGCAGCATGGGATGGATACCGCACGTTATCTGCTGCGGCATTACGACAACAGCAGCGGGCTGCCGCAAAACAGCGTAAACGCCATCGGCGCGGATGCGGAAGGGTATATCTGGCTCGCTACGGAAAACGGGCTGGTGCGGTTCGATGGGTTGCATTTCCGGCTGTGGACGGGCGAAAACCCTCCGCTGAAGAACAACCGTTACTATAATATTTTCTTCGACGAGAAAGGACGCCTCAGCGCCATGAACTACCACGACGAAGTAGTGACCATCGCGCACGGCCACGTAACCCGCGACTCCCTGACCCCGCTCTCCGCCCGCGATTTCGTACGCTGGCGCCAGCCGGATAATTCGCTCGACAGCGGCATTTCCTACCACATCCGCCTGCCGCTCCGCCCCATGGGCTGGGGCGCCGAGCTGGAATGTCTCCACTGGCAGACGGGGAACGACCGCTTTGTGGATTACAGGAACGGCAAGATGACGAGCCTCCGGGACGGCAAGCCCGAATACCAGCACCCGTTCCTCCATCACGGCAGCTGGAACTTTTTCCTGCTCAACGGCGTGCTGTATTTCCTGGAAAAGGACGGGCGCTCCGTTCGGTTCGGCCCGCAAATGCAGACCGCGCGCCTCCGGGGCGACATCGCCCGCGATCCCGCCTTCGCACGCCGGCCGGGAGAAATAAAGATTTTCTGGAACCGGCTCTATCCGGGCCATGTGCTGCTGTACTTCAATCATTCCTTTTACCTTACTACAGCCAAAGGCGATGGGCTCCACACACGGAAAGTATTCTCCGGATTCGATGTGAAGGCGAACAACATCAACGCCGCCTTTTACGATACCGCCTCCGGCAGCCTGTACCTCGGGAGCGGCACGCTCGGACTTTTCATCCTTACCCCGCAGTCTTTCTCCAGCAACCACGTGCCCGACGGCAATAACAGCCACTACAGCGTAATTCCCTATGGCCCCGACCGCGTGCTGACGCGCGGGTTCCTGTTGGGGCTGCCGGGGTCCGGGGTGCAACGGCTCGGCTGGCAGGCGACCAGCTCCGATTACTACAGCATGAGCCTGGATGGTTTAGGCAACATGTGGACGAAAGGGCACAACCAGCTGATGCGCTACAACCTGTTGCCGCCGCTCCGGCAAACCGGCCGGTGGCAACTGCCCGCCAAGATCACGATGTTGTACACGGACAGCCGGCAAAAGCTCTGGATCGGGCTGAACAACCACATGGGCGTATGGACGATCGACTGCCGGAAACCGGACACTGCCGCCACGAAGCTCCTGCAGCTATGGCTCGACCCTACCTGTTTCGCGGAAGACGGGAACATCATGTACATTGGTGCTAACCGCGGATGTTATATCTACAATATGGCTTCGCGACGCCTGGATTCATTAGCCGGACTAACGGGAAAGTATGTACGCAGCGCGAAAGTGACGCGGCCCGGCGAAGTGTGGATCACGACCTACGAAGACGGATTTTTTCTTTATAAGGACGGCCGGCTGACGGCGTTCCCGGCGGATAACGACCGCTACCTGGCGAATGCGCACTGCATTTACGCAGACCAAAAGGGGTATTTGTGGATCCCGACCAACAAAGGTCTTTTCCAGGCGCGGCGGACGGATTTGCTGGCTTATGCCGCCGATTCCACCGTTTCGCCCTATTATCATTATTACGATCGCAGCGACGGATTTGCCACCAACGAGTTCAACGGCGGATGCCAGCCCTGTGCGGCGGAAATGGGGAACGGATATGTGGCGCTGCCTTCGCTGAACGGCGTCGTGCTCTTCCATCCCGACTCCGTACGGCCCCTTTTGCCCGGGGCGGTGGTTTCGCTGGACAGGGCTTTGCTGGACAAGGAAGCGCTGGCGGCCGACAGCTTGATCCGCCTGCCGGGGCAGTTCCATTCCCTTCAGCTGGAATTCAGCAGCCCATATATGGGCAACCGGAAGAACCTGCAACTGAACTATGCGCTGGTGCGGGTAGGAGCGGGCGATACGATCTGGATCCCGCTGCCGGCAGACGGGCGCGTAACGCTGTCTGCCCTGCCGCCGGGCGATTATGCGCTGGTGGTCCGCAAGATGGACGGGTTCGGTCCCGGGAATTTTACCGACAAAACCCTGCGCCTGCATGTAAAAACGCCCTGGTACGAATCGCGCCTGTTCTACTTCGCGCTGCTGCTGTCGGGTGTGGTAATAACGTTACTGGTTACACGTTTAAGAACGGTTTATATCAACCGGAAGAACGCCATGCTGGAGGAGCTGGTGGCTTCGAAAACGCGGGAGTTGCAGGCGAAGTCGGCCTTGCAGGAGAAGATCATCCAGTCCGTTTCCCACAACATCCTCACCCCGCTGAAATACCAGCAGTTGCTGTCGCAGAAGATATTCGAAACGGTGGGGAAGGAGGCGAAATCGCTGTCCGACATGTCGCGCATCCTGAACGACCATACCCATTATTTATATTACATGGTGGCCAACCTGTTGCGGTATCTGAAGAGTCAGATCGAGGAGCGGGATGTGAAGGAGACGGTATTTTTCCCTGCTGAGACTGCCGGCGAGGTGCTGAAGATATTTGCCGGCATCGCTTCGGAAAAGGGGACGGAGCTGGTGAACGAAATCCCGGTTTCGCTGGCGTTGTATGGAGACGAGGTGTTGCTGTCGGTGATCCTGCACAACCTGGCAGACAATGCCGTGAAAGTGACGCGCAACGGGCGGATTGCGCTTTCGGCCAATGACGTGGGCGGCGGAACGGTGATCGTGATCTCGGATTCGGGGCCGGGGATGCGGGCAGACCTCGTCCAGTGGTTCAACCATGGCGCCTCCCGCGATTATCCGCTGGCTGGCGGCGGAATCGGGCTCATGATCGTCAAGGAGCTGGCGCAAACGATGGGCCTGCACGTGGCGGCTACGGCGGAAGCTGGGAAAGGAACCGAATTTACGGTTTGGTTTCCTGGCGAGCGGGGAACGCACTGACTTTGTCTGCCAGTTCGATCACATTGTTAACTCCCATCTTCCGGAAAATTTTCATTTTAAACGTACTGAGGGTAGACGACTGGATGTTGAGGGCGGCCTTGATCTCGGGGTTTCCTGCGCCTTTGACCATCATCTGCATCACTTCGAACTCCCTCGGCGAGAGTTGTGAGGATTCCTGCATTTTGTTTTTCGGGAAATGGCCCAGCAGCCGCGACTGCATGGGCGCGCTGATCCATGGCGCGCCGCCGATAACGGTGCTGATGGCTTCCTGGACGGTTTCGGGAGGGGCGGTTTTCTGCAGATAACCACTGGCGCCGGCTTTCAGGTAGCTGATGGCGTGGGTTTCTTCATCGAAATTGGAAAACACGAGGATGGGCGTGGCCGGGCGAATGCCCTGCACTTCGGCGATCATGCGCGGATGGCCGCCGCCGGGCAGCTGAATGTCCAGCAGTAAGAGGTCGCAGGGCGCTTCCCGCAGCAAATCCAGTACATGGTAAAAGGTGTCCGCTTCGCGGATAAAGGCTTTAGGATAACGTTCGCCGATAATGATCTTGACTCCCATTCTCAGTACGCTGTGGTCTTCGGCAATAATAATCTTTGGCATAAGGTTCCCGGGTTCGTAGAAATATTTCTATGGTTAGAATAGCTCTTATCATAAAAGTAGAAAACGAATGACACACCAACAAATTTGTGTCCGGTAATTTTGCGTATCGTGGCGGTAAACTGATCCGGAGCGTTTGTATTAACCAATCCTAAACCATAAAGCGGTATACCTATGTATTGACCTTTACATTACCCTGTACATACTGAACCTCATTGACTGTCGTGTCCGGGCTGCCGGAGGCGCCTTACCGATAACCATTTGCATACACCGATCCTCATGAAGAAGATTCTTTCCCTTTTCGTATTGCTGTTCCTGACCCTGCCGATGATGGCCGCCGATTTTTACTGGGTGGCTGGCTCGGGCAGCTGGAGTAACCTGAATAACTGGCGGCTGGGCAGCCCTACTGGCAGCATTCCTGCCTTTGTTCCCACCAGTAATGATAACGTGATCTTCGGGACGGGTGCCGGCAATGCCGGCGCGTGGGTGGTAACGGTAGACGCGAACGTTTTCTGTAACAATTTCACCTGGATGCCGGGGCTTCCGGGCACACCGAGGATCAACCGGACGAACAATTCCTTCATCATATCCGTTTCCGGCAACGTAACCATCCAGCCGAACGTGGCGTACGATGCGATGCAGATCGACATGGTGGGTGGTGTGAATGCAACCGTAACCGCCAATGGGCCGGCGAATGTGAATATGGGTTTTTACATCCGGAAAACGGGCGGGGCGGTCGTAACTTTTACCGATGATTACGTGGCTAAGGTCCTGTACAGCCGGAACGTCATTTCGCTGGTTACCGGGGGGCTGAATGTGGCCAACCGCAAAATCGGGATGTACAGCTTCGGGACAGACCAACCGGGCACGCGTACCCTCGACATCACCAACGCCACGCTGGACCTCGCCTATATGTATAGTGCGTTAGGCAGCGGCCTCACGTTGTCTGCAACCGGCAGCAAGATATTTACGAACCGTTTTTATTCGGATGCAGGCGTTTACAATGAAGTACAAATCCGCAATACCAGCAAGGATGAACATGCAATAGTGGGCAGCACGTTCCGGAAACTGGAGTTCATGAACGCCATAGCCAACTCGGAAGCGCGGATCGCATCCGGCAATACCATCGATACGCTGATTTTCAACGGTACCGGCTCGATCCGGGCGTCGCTGAACAACGTGAAGTATGCGTTGTTCAAGATGGGCGGTTATTTCGGGGGAACGGGCAATACCGTGCAATATGCGGAAGTGAATGGGGCTTTCAGTGTCATTGACAACGGAACGCATACGCTGGACACGCTGATCACCACCCCCAACAAAAATATTACGATCGCGGGAACGCTTAATATCAACAAGCTGCTGCGGGCAGGCGGTACTCCCTGCAACGGTTTCACGGAGATCACCGGTAGCTCGTCGGGCACATTCAATCTGGCGGCAGGCACCGTAGTGGATATTGATAACGTGCTGCTGACGAACATGACCGTGGCGGGCCCCATGACACCGGTAACCGTGAATGGTATCGATAATGACGGGAACACCGGATGGAACATCGTACAGCCATCTGCGCCCGGCACAACCCTGTATTGGGTAGGCGGCGCCGGAGACTGGAACGACAATGCGCACTGGAGCACCGCGAGCGGTGGCCCGGGCGGGGCCTGTATCCCATTTATCAATGACAACGTTGTATTCGACGCCGGTAGTGGATTTGCGGCGGGCAATAATGTGGTGACAACGTCGGCCAATACTTACTGTAAGGATATGACCTGGTCGGGCGTGGCGGCCAGTCCCGTTTTCAACGAAACCACCGCCTTTAACCTGAAGGTGTATGGCTCGTTGGTACTCGACCCTTCGGTTACCATGAACGCAATTCTGTTTATGCATGGTGAAGCGGATGCGACGGTTACGACCAACGGCGCCACAATCGGTAAGCTCGGTTTCAACATCCGCAAGTTCAGGTCGGGTTTTCAGGCTACCGTAACTTTTACGGATAACTGGACAAACCCCAATGGCGCCATTGCCGTGCCACGAGGTGGAATCGATCTGACTAACCGTACCTTGAATATCAATACTTTTTCTTCAGGTGGCGCCCTTGGCCGCTATATTCAAATCGAAAACGCAACGATCCTTGTCAACGACTGGACGGTAATCGGGATTGGCCATATCGTAACGAGTACCAATTCCTACATCCGGGCGGCAACGGGTTTTACATCCTATCTACAGACGTATAACGATGTGGAAGTATTGGCTACCGGGGAATTGGCGATGGAAATTGTCAGTACGAATTTCGGTTGGCTGACGTTCAGCAATACCAGCGTTACATCAGGCGCCAGGATACTAGGCAATAATACCATCCGCCGGCTGGAATTCAAGGGGAAAGCGCAAATACGGAATACCAACAATAATATAGACTCGCTGATCCTGGCGCCCAACCGCAACTTTAACTTGCTGGATGCAACAACGACCAAGGTTAACAAATATTTCAGGTCGGTTCATCCTGCCTGTAGCGGGTTAGGGGAGATCCGAAGCGGAAACGCCGCGATCAGTACATTGAATTTTGGTGCGAATGCTACTGTGGAAATTGAAAACGTGTATATGGAGAATGTCGCCGCTACTGGTGGTGGCGGTTCGTTGACATTGCCGATCCCTTTCAATGGCGCCAATGCCGGCGGCAATTCGGGATGGACCATTTCTCCGGCAGCTGCCGGAGACAGGTATTGGGTTGGCGGGGCCGGTGATTGGAACGATGCCAGTCATTGGAGCAACACAAGTGGCGGATCGGGAGGAGCATGCATCCCGACTGCCAGCAACGATGTTTATTTCGACGCCAATTCCGGGTTTACGGCGGCATCCAAAACGGTGACGATCGTTCAGGGCAACGCTTACTTCCGGAACATGGACTGGACCGGCGCTCCCAACAGTCCCCTCCTGGATAAAAACAATACCTGGGTAGCGGAATGCTGGGGCAATCTGGTGCTGAACCCGAATGCCTTTATCAACGGGCAGATCCGGATGATGGGCGCCAACAGCGCAACGATCGCCGGCAGCACCAAAGGGAACTTCGATATAGATGTCCGGAAAACATCCGGCGCAGGCGTTTCCTTACTCAACGATTTCAATAACGCGAACTCGAACTTCCGGCTGACGACGGGTGGATTCAATATAGCCGGTAAAACAATCAATGTAACCAGCATCAGTAACTTCGGTATCGACGGTAACATCCAGCTGGATATTTCCGATGCCAATATCTCCGCAATAAATTTTCAGTATTACGGAGGTTTCGTCAACCGGACCGTCAATGCCGCGAATTCCCGGATAACCGGTTCGGTTATTCTGCATGGGGGAACATATAACTATATTTCCATACCGGGCACGCTGGCTGGCAATTGCCAGCTGACGAGCGCCACGGCGGATTCCCTCATTTTCACGAACCCGCACAACGCATCGGCGGTTGGTATCAACGGTAATAACAACAACTTAAATTACGTAGAATATAAAGGCAGCGGTGCCATTTATGGTACGGGCAATACGATGGGAACGCTCGTATTCTTCCCCGGGAATATCTACCGTTTGAACGGGGGGTCCACCAATACCATCACCGGTAACTGGTTTGGCAGCGGTACGCCCTGCCGCCTGACAGAGATCCGGAGCAGCACTGCCGCGCAGGCTACTGTCGTTAAAACCAGCGGCAACGTCACTTTCGATTATGTGCGCCTCGAGCGCTCGAGGGCAACGGGTGGCGCTACATTCACAGCAAAAAGCCACAGCGACGATCTCGGTGGCAACTCCGGCTGGACGATCGAGCCGAAAGACGGTGTAACGGGAATCCTCGGCCTTGGCCCCGATCAGGAGCTTTGCGCCAGCGCATTCCCTCACACATTGAACACCACGGGCTTCTTCGGTGCGCCCGGCTCCGTGTACACCTGGAGCGACGGCAGCAACGGGGAGACGCTCAGCGTAACCACCCCCGGGACCTACCGTATCAGCGTCACCTTCCCCGACGGCTGTAACGTGAAAGATACCATCAAGATCACCCAGGCCGTGGTACCCGTAGATCCCATCGCGGGAGATGCAGGCATTTGCGTGGGCGAAACCAAGACACTGACCAATACCACGCCCGGCGGCGTCTGGACCACCAGCGACCCGGCACTGGCTACCGTGGACGCTTCCGGCATTGTGACCGGTGTAGCGGACGGGAACGTCACCATCACTTATACCGTTACTTCCGGCGCGGGTTGCGTGAACGCGGTAACCCATGCCTTGACGGTGAACGCGCTGCCCACAGTGGCGGCCATCACCGGTACGCCCGACGTTTGCGTGGGCGGCACCACACTGCTGGCGAACACCACGGCCGGCGGTACCTGGAAGAGCGGGAACACAGGCGTAGCCACGATCAGCGCTGGCGGCACCGTGACCGGCGTTGCTGCAGGTACGGCCATTATTACATATGAAGTGACGAGTGCGGCAGGATGCAAATCCAGCCAGACGATCAATATTACGGTGAACGACCTTCCGGTTGTACCGGCCATCACCGGCACCACTTCCGTGTGCACCGGCGGCACTACCACGCTGGCGAACGCAATGGCGGGTGGCGTGTGGACTTCCACCAACATCGGCGTTGCGGCGGTAGACCCGGTAACGGGCGTTGTGACGGGCATGGGCGTTGGTACGGCAGACATTACCTACACGGTGATGAACCCCGAAGGATGCTCGGCCGGCAAAACCATCACCGTTACCGTGAGCCTTCCGCCGGCGGTGGCGCCGGTTACCGGCATTACCACCGTTTGTATCGGGGGCAACACTACTTTGTCGAGCGCCACGCCCGGAGGCACCTGGTCTTCTTCCGACAATGCGATCGCAACGATCGACGGAAGCGGGATCGTGACGGGCGTTTCAGCCGGTTCGGTTACCATCACTTATACGGTGACCCTGCCCGGCGGTTGTGTGTCGACGCAGTCGGCCACGGTAACGATGAGCGCGCCGCCGACGGTAGGCGCGATTTCCGGCACCACCGCGGTTTGTGTGGGTGAACAGACGGCATTGTCCAGCGCTACGCCGGGCGGTGTATGGTCTTCCCTGAACACGGCCGTAGCAACGATCGACAATAGCGGCAACGTGACCGGTATCGCTGCCGGCACCGCCGTTATCCAATATACGATCACCAACGGGACTGGCTGCGCAGCTACGCAATCGGCAACCGTGACGGTGAGCGGCAAAACTTACGTAGCGCCCATCTCCGGTACCAATACCGTTTGCCTGGGCGACCATACTTATTTAACGAATGCCACGTCCGGCGGGATCTGGGCTTCCTCCAACATTAGCGTTGCTTCGATCGATCCGACGGGCCTGGTGACGGGGTCGATACCCGGAACGGCGACCATCACCTATACCGTGACCAATGTGAACGGTTGTGCAACGGTGCGGTCGACGCTCTTCACCGTGAACACCCCGCTGCTGGTGGCACCCATTACGGGCAGCAATACGGTTTGTATAGGAGGGACGACCCCGCTGGCCAGCACAACGACAGGCGGCAGCTGGTCTTCCAGCGATCCGACGGTAGCCCTGATCAATGCCAATGGCGAAGTGACGGGTGTAACGCAGGGCAATGTCATTATAACTTACGAGGTTTCGAACAGCGCCAGCTGTAATGCTTCCGTGACGTTCAACCTGGCAGTGCAATCGCCGACGGTGGTGGCGCCCATTACCGGAACTACCGGTGTCTGCATCGGCGGTCAATCCACTTTGGCGAACGCGACGCCCGCGGGGGACTGGTCGTCTTCCAACACCGCCGTGGCAACGATCGATGCATCGGGCGTTGTGACAGGCATATCCGACGGTACTACTACCATCACTTATACGGTAACCGAGGCATCGGGTTGCAAATCCATCCAGACGGCTACGTTTACGGTGCATCCGCTGCCGACAGTAGACCCGGTTGGCGGTGTGACCGATGTGTGCGTTGGGGCCAATACGACATTGTCCAGCGCAACGGCTGGCGGCAACTGGTCGTCGTCGAACACGGCGGTGGCCACGGTAGATGCCTTTGGCGAGGTGACGGGCGTAAGCGCCGGAACGGCGATCATTACTTATGAGGTGACGAGCGGGGCGGGTTGCACATCTTCCCAGGTTGCTACCATTACGGTGCATGCGCTGCCCGGTGCAGGCACGATCACCGGTATTACCGATGTATGTGCCGGTTTGACCACCGATCTTGATAATGCGACGCCCAACGGTACCTGGACTTCGTCTAATACCGCCGTGGCAACGGTGGATGTGAACGGTATCGTGACAGGGCTTACTTCCGGAACAACTACCATTACCTATACGGTGACCAACGCCTCAGGTTGCGAGGCGACGGCAACCGCTACCGTAACCGTTCATGCGCTGCCGAATGCAGGTACGATCACGGGGACGATGAATGTTTGTACAGGTTTGACGACAGACCTTGATAATGCGGTGCCTGGCGGCGTTTGGGCTTCTTCCAACACCGCTGTGGCAACGGTTGACGCCAATGGGCTCGTAACCGGCGTTGCTTCCGGAACGGCCACGATCACTTATGAAGTGACGAGCGCGGCGGGATGTATATCTACACAGCAGGTGACGGTGACGGTCAATGCCCGGCCAGCGGTGAGCCCGGTCCTGGGTGTGGCCAGTGTTTGTATCGGCGGAACGACTACTTTGTCGAACGCTACGCCATTGGGCGTTTGGTCTACATCCGATGCTGCCGTTGCGACCATCGATGCGGGAGGTGAGGTGACAGGTGTATCCGCCGGAACGGCTACCATTACTTATACGGTGACCAATGCGGCCGGATGCGTGTCTGCGAGAACGGCGATCGTTACGGTGAATGCGTTGCCGAATGTGAGTGCGATTACGGGTGTTACCGATATGTGCGCAGGGGCGGGGACTACCTTGTCGAGCGCAACGCCGGGCGGTACCTGGTCTTCGTCGAGCACGCTGGTGGCTACCGTTAATGCGTCGGGCGAAGTGCTGGGCGTATCTGCCGGAACGGCGGTTATTACCTATTCGGTGACCAATGGTGCGGGTTGCGAATCCACGCGGACGATTACCGTTACGGTGAACGCCTTGCCGGCGATCGCGCCGATTACCGGAACGACTGACGTATGTGTGACCGGCACGACCGATCTGGCGAGCGCTACACCGGGTGGTGTTTGGGCAACATCAGACGCGGCCGTGGCCACGGTGGATGCGGACGGAAAGGTGACGGGCGTGACTGACGGTACCGTTACCATTACTTATACGGTTACGAATGTATCCGGTTGTGAGGATGTGCAGATGGCAACGGTGACGGTGAATGCGCTGCCGGTGGTAGACCAGATCACGGGTTCGACTGCGGTGTGTGAAGGATCGACGACCGAATTGGAAAATGCGACTGCCGGAGGTGTATGGACATCTTCGAATACGGCGGTGGCAACGATAGATGCGAATGGCGTGGTGACCGGCCTTACTGCCGGAACGACCACGATTACATATACGGTGACCAACCCATCGGGGTGCGAGGCGGCGCGGACGTTTACCTTTACGGTGAACGGGATGCCGGTGATGGCGCCGATTACCGGAACGAACGACGTATGTGTGGCCGGCACGACCGATCTGGACAACACTACGCCTGGTGGAGTTTGGGCTTCGCTCAACACGGGTGTGGCTATGATCGACGCGAATGGTGTGGTGACGGGTGTTTCAACCGGTACGGCAACCATTACTTATACGGTGACTACTGCTGCGGGTTGTGTGTCTGCGGAATCGATGACCGTTACCGTGAACGCTCTGCCGAGTGCGGGTGCGATCACCGGTACTACCGATGTCTGCATTGGTCTGACGACCGACCTGGA
Proteins encoded in this region:
- a CDS encoding sensor histidine kinase; amino-acid sequence: MDTARYLLRHYDNSSGLPQNSVNAIGADAEGYIWLATENGLVRFDGLHFRLWTGENPPLKNNRYYNIFFDEKGRLSAMNYHDEVVTIAHGHVTRDSLTPLSARDFVRWRQPDNSLDSGISYHIRLPLRPMGWGAELECLHWQTGNDRFVDYRNGKMTSLRDGKPEYQHPFLHHGSWNFFLLNGVLYFLEKDGRSVRFGPQMQTARLRGDIARDPAFARRPGEIKIFWNRLYPGHVLLYFNHSFYLTTAKGDGLHTRKVFSGFDVKANNINAAFYDTASGSLYLGSGTLGLFILTPQSFSSNHVPDGNNSHYSVIPYGPDRVLTRGFLLGLPGSGVQRLGWQATSSDYYSMSLDGLGNMWTKGHNQLMRYNLLPPLRQTGRWQLPAKITMLYTDSRQKLWIGLNNHMGVWTIDCRKPDTAATKLLQLWLDPTCFAEDGNIMYIGANRGCYIYNMASRRLDSLAGLTGKYVRSAKVTRPGEVWITTYEDGFFLYKDGRLTAFPADNDRYLANAHCIYADQKGYLWIPTNKGLFQARRTDLLAYAADSTVSPYYHYYDRSDGFATNEFNGGCQPCAAEMGNGYVALPSLNGVVLFHPDSVRPLLPGAVVSLDRALLDKEALAADSLIRLPGQFHSLQLEFSSPYMGNRKNLQLNYALVRVGAGDTIWIPLPADGRVTLSALPPGDYALVVRKMDGFGPGNFTDKTLRLHVKTPWYESRLFYFALLLSGVVITLLVTRLRTVYINRKNAMLEELVASKTRELQAKSALQEKIIQSVSHNILTPLKYQQLLSQKIFETVGKEAKSLSDMSRILNDHTHYLYYMVANLLRYLKSQIEERDVKETVFFPAETAGEVLKIFAGIASEKGTELVNEIPVSLALYGDEVLLSVILHNLADNAVKVTRNGRIALSANDVGGGTVIVISDSGPGMRADLVQWFNHGASRDYPLAGGGIGLMIVKELAQTMGLHVAATAEAGKGTEFTVWFPGERGTH
- a CDS encoding response regulator transcription factor, coding for MPKIIIAEDHSVLRMGVKIIIGERYPKAFIREADTFYHVLDLLREAPCDLLLLDIQLPGGGHPRMIAEVQGIRPATPILVFSNFDEETHAISYLKAGASGYLQKTAPPETVQEAISTVIGGAPWISAPMQSRLLGHFPKNKMQESSQLSPREFEVMQMMVKGAGNPEIKAALNIQSSTLSTFKMKIFRKMGVNNVIELADKVSAFPARQETKP